The Syntrophotalea acetylenivorans genome contains the following window.
GTGAGCCGAGGGCGTTGAACCACTCTTCCAGGCTGCCCTTACCAAAAAGGTGCCAGTGACCGATGTCGAAGCAGTGACCCAGCCAGGGTGAATTGATTTCATCCAGCAGGGCTTGCAGGTTTTCGGGGTATTCCTCAAAAATATTTTCCAGGGCCAAGCGACATTTTTGCTCCTCCGCCTGGGCGATGAGCTCGGGCCAGAAGCGAAGGCTGGCTTCTATCCACAGTTCGTTGCGGTCGCCGTAATGCCAGCGGAAAAAGCCGGGGTGAAAGACGATTTGGCGGGCCTTTAGCAGCCCGGCGAACAGCAGGGTACGATCGAAGCGGCGGCGGGTCGCATCTCGAACCAACGGATCGATGGCGCCGGGATTGAGATCCATGAAAGGGGCATGTACGGTGACCGCCAGCCCGGCATCGGCCAGCTTTCGGCTCCATTCGCCCAGTTCGGCCGGTGAACGGTCCAGGTCGAACCACTTAAAGGCGATCTCCGGTTGCAGACGCTGTTCGATGAGCAGAGGCAGTAATTCTTCAAACTGACCGCAGGGGACATGGACATGTAAACGGTCATTCATGACATTAACCCCCGCGGCGACTTGCTCAAGCTTCTGAATGGCCGGAGGTTCGCCGATGGTGATCAACACATCTTCGACTTCAATGGAAGTGGTCGATTCGGGATTAAACATCATCTGGCCGTTATTTTTCTTGATGGCAATGATCATGATTCCCCAGTCGCGGCGCATACCGGAGGAGATCAGGGTCTTATCGATAAGCACCGAGCCGGGAGCTACGCGAATCTCTTCCAGCTGCAATTCGAGATTCTGGCTGCCAACGGCGATATCGATGAAATCCACCACCGATGGTCGCAGCACTGCCCAGGCCATCCGGCTGGCGCCGATTTTATAAGGCGAGATTACCTTGGTGGCTCCGGCACGGATCAGTTTCTTTTCAGTGCCTTCTTCGCCACAGCGGGCAAGGATGAAGAGGTCGGGGTTGAGGCCGCGGGCCGTGAGGGTGATATAGACATTGGCTGTTTCCGAATCGACCGCGGTGATCAAGCCCTTTGCCCGTTGGATACCGGCTTCAATCAATGCTTCGTCATCTGTGGCGTCACCCTGCACAAAAAGAGTACCCTCGGCGGCAAGTGCTTCGCAGATCTCCGGGTCCCGTTCCACGACCACGAAAGGCACCGGCCGAGAACGAAATTCGCTGCTGATCAGGGTGCCGATACGGCCATAACCGCAGATGATGTAGTGACCCTGGAGTTTGTCGATCTGCTTGACCAATTTTTTCCTCCCCAGAATGGTTCGCAACTGCCCTTCCACCATGAACTGCAGCAGGCTGCCGACGGCATAAGCGATGATGCCGGCACCGAAAATGATGAGCAGAACGGTAAAGAAGCGTCCGTGATCGGATAAGGGATGCACCTCCCTGAAGCCGACAGTGGCCAGGGTGATGACCGTCATGTAAAGGGCATCGAAAAGCCCCCAGCCTTCGATCAAGGCATAACCGACGGTGCCCAGGCCGATGGTGGCAACTACGATAAACAGGGATAAGCGCAGGCGGCGAACCGGGTTCATGATTTCTCCGGTAATCAAGGATATTGGGATGATAGCGTTCCGGCCGGTAAAAGGCAAGAGAGGAAGAAAGGCCGGAGAGTTGGCGAGGGAAAGATCTTGACATGGTTGTATTGCTTCCTGCACTTCAACCGTCTGCCGGGTAAGGTTCCCTTTGCCTGGAGACCCTATCTGATGCTAATGTGAACATTTACTGATAGGTACTGTTTGGTACCCCGTTTATCCACCTGGAGCAGGCTCGCCTAAATATGACGATGCAACAAAAAAACCATTTCCAGCAGCCGGTCAGCAACGTTAAGCAGTTGAGGGATTTTTTAGCCGCCGGCGCTCGCCCTAGAGAGCAGTGGGGTGTCGGTGCCGAGGTGGAAAAACTGGTGGTCGATGCTGAAACGGGTGAGGCGGCCTCTTATCAACGCATCGAAGCTCTGCTGGAAAGGCTGGTCGATTCTCGTACCTGGCAACCGATCCGGGAACAGGGCCGTCTGATCGGTTTATTGGGGAGGGACTCCTCGGTGACCTTGGAACCGGGTGGTCAATTGGAACTATCCGGGGCCCTTTGTCCTGATCTCCACTGTTGCCGCAAAGATTTTTGCCGGCACATCGACGATATTCTGCAAGCGGCCCGGCCTCTCGGGTTGCTTTTTCTAGGGCTGGGGGTACAGCCTTTTTCCCCTCTGAAAGCCATTGACTGGCTACCCAAGCCCCGTTACGCCATTATGCGCGCCTACATGGAGCAGACCGGCGATATGGGCCAGAACATGATGAAACAGAGTGCCGGTCTGCAGGTCAATCTCGATTTTGCCGACGAGGCCGATTGCATCGACAAACTGCAGGCGGCCCAACTGCTGGCACCCCTGTTTTATGCCCTGTTTGCCAATTCTCCTTTGCTTGATGGCCAGCCGAGCGGATTTCTTTCCACCCGTGGCGAAATCTGGGCACGTACTGACCAGGACCGGTCCGGCTT
Protein-coding sequences here:
- a CDS encoding TIM barrel protein, with the protein product MNPVRRLRLSLFIVVATIGLGTVGYALIEGWGLFDALYMTVITLATVGFREVHPLSDHGRFFTVLLIIFGAGIIAYAVGSLLQFMVEGQLRTILGRKKLVKQIDKLQGHYIICGYGRIGTLISSEFRSRPVPFVVVERDPEICEALAAEGTLFVQGDATDDEALIEAGIQRAKGLITAVDSETANVYITLTARGLNPDLFILARCGEEGTEKKLIRAGATKVISPYKIGASRMAWAVLRPSVVDFIDIAVGSQNLELQLEEIRVAPGSVLIDKTLISSGMRRDWGIMIIAIKKNNGQMMFNPESTTSIEVEDVLITIGEPPAIQKLEQVAAGVNVMNDRLHVHVPCGQFEELLPLLIEQRLQPEIAFKWFDLDRSPAELGEWSRKLADAGLAVTVHAPFMDLNPGAIDPLVRDATRRRFDRTLLFAGLLKARQIVFHPGFFRWHYGDRNELWIEASLRFWPELIAQAEEQKCRLALENIFEEYPENLQALLDEINSPWLGHCFDIGHWHLFGKGSLEEWFNALGSHLHHLHLHDNHGDRDAHLAAGEGSADFSGLFHELDQRNLRPTATLEVHNQKSLLRAIPTIAPRFRL
- a CDS encoding glutamate--cysteine ligase; translated protein: MTMQQKNHFQQPVSNVKQLRDFLAAGARPREQWGVGAEVEKLVVDAETGEAASYQRIEALLERLVDSRTWQPIREQGRLIGLLGRDSSVTLEPGGQLELSGALCPDLHCCRKDFCRHIDDILQAARPLGLLFLGLGVQPFSPLKAIDWLPKPRYAIMRAYMEQTGDMGQNMMKQSAGLQVNLDFADEADCIDKLQAAQLLAPLFYALFANSPLLDGQPSGFLSTRGEIWARTDQDRSGLIPGLLDEGADLGCYIEYALDVPMYFIVRQKQLFDMTKERFSFRRYLAEGFAGFRATLGDWDLHLSTLFPEVRLRPQIELRSADTLPPGLSLSVAALSKGLLYDDAARAEIHRLFRTYDSATFQQVYRQSWRLGLKTPVGRHTLRDLALQVLTLAREGLIRQQRERGSRFDETLFLDGLDEIAESGVTLAERLLGRWHGSRQQRLKALKEHCGFEHCGP